A single genomic interval of Lewinellaceae bacterium harbors:
- a CDS encoding SusD/RagB family nutrient-binding outer membrane lipoprotein: MKKLSIFSILIVLTLYSGCTKDFAELNTNPYQISDESLRQDNNHVGAYFPTMLNNIFGDQIEHNLCNESFTRQLGTPTPFVGGVNNTTYYIRWNSYWGRIYGSIFAPVRQVLQIAEAENNEVFVAWAKLLRVLAASRLSAYHGPIIYSNYGSSDKTILYDSEETLYNTWFAELDEIVDAFSRNVDYGGMTKFDDSFQGDVSAWIKLANSMRLQLAMRISKVSPALAKTQGEKAIAAPGGMITTTSDNFYIKNYDGFFRPARICFGWGDTRMSATMESVLGGYKDPRVSKYFDPATDNTLYPDHPDFPYKGVRNGATLVAKDDRLTYSTIATAFITWPARRCFASSETYFLLAEAALRGWAGAGSAQQNYETGVRESFAEWGAAGVDAYLQQDETFLPLDYDDPKASGDVNDFISRIKVPVKWDEADDKEVQLEKIMTQKWIAAVHNSIEIWVDHRRTGYPKLPYNYQNDSNADWGVIAKDDFLRRMPFVNGERSNNPGGVADATQKLGGPDEIGTHLWWDTGGPNF, translated from the coding sequence ATGAAAAAGCTAAGCATATTTTCCATTCTAATTGTTCTTACCTTATATTCCGGTTGCACGAAGGATTTTGCTGAATTAAACACCAATCCTTATCAGATCTCGGATGAATCCTTAAGGCAGGACAACAATCACGTTGGAGCGTATTTCCCAACGATGCTCAACAACATCTTCGGGGACCAGATTGAACACAACTTGTGTAATGAGTCCTTTACCCGACAGTTAGGTACCCCGACACCTTTTGTAGGGGGTGTTAACAACACAACCTATTACATTCGCTGGAATAGTTACTGGGGCCGTATCTACGGATCCATCTTCGCTCCTGTGCGCCAGGTCTTGCAAATCGCTGAAGCAGAGAATAATGAAGTATTTGTTGCCTGGGCTAAGTTGCTTCGTGTTCTGGCAGCTTCCAGATTGTCTGCCTATCATGGCCCGATCATCTACTCGAATTATGGTTCATCGGATAAAACCATTTTGTACGACAGTGAAGAAACACTGTACAATACCTGGTTTGCGGAATTGGATGAAATTGTCGACGCCTTCAGTCGTAACGTGGACTACGGTGGTATGACGAAGTTTGATGACAGTTTTCAGGGGGATGTCAGTGCCTGGATTAAACTTGCTAACAGCATGCGCCTGCAATTAGCCATGCGTATTTCAAAGGTAAGCCCCGCATTGGCCAAAACCCAGGGAGAAAAAGCCATAGCAGCTCCCGGAGGCATGATCACAACCACATCCGATAATTTTTACATCAAGAATTACGATGGATTTTTCCGTCCTGCCCGGATTTGCTTTGGATGGGGTGACACGCGTATGAGTGCTACGATGGAATCGGTACTCGGTGGTTATAAAGACCCCCGTGTTTCCAAATACTTTGATCCGGCGACAGACAATACCCTCTATCCCGATCACCCGGATTTCCCGTACAAAGGGGTACGTAACGGTGCTACTTTAGTTGCAAAAGACGACCGTCTCACGTATTCAACGATTGCAACGGCATTCATTACCTGGCCGGCACGGAGATGCTTTGCTTCCAGTGAAACGTATTTTCTCCTTGCTGAAGCTGCTCTGCGTGGATGGGCTGGTGCTGGTAGCGCTCAGCAAAATTACGAAACCGGTGTAAGAGAAAGCTTTGCCGAATGGGGCGCAGCCGGTGTGGATGCTTATCTGCAACAGGACGAAACCTTCCTGCCGCTGGATTATGATGATCCAAAAGCAAGTGGTGATGTCAATGACTTTATCAGCAGAATCAAAGTTCCGGTAAAATGGGACGAAGCGGACGACAAAGAGGTACAGCTGGAGAAGATCATGACCCAGAAATGGATTGCCGCTGTTCACAATAGCATTGAAATTTGGGTGGATCACCGTCGTACCGGTTATCCGAAACTTCCTTACAATTACCAGAACGACAGTAACGCAGATTGGGGTGTCATCGCAAAAGACGACTTCCTGAGACGTATGCCATTTGTCAATGGCGAGCGTTCCAACAACCCGGGCGGTGTGGCTGACGCTACACAGAAACTGGGTGGCCCTGATGAGATCGGTACGCACCTGTGGTGGGATACCGGAGGACCAAACTTCTAG
- a CDS encoding SusC/RagA family TonB-linked outer membrane protein, with protein sequence MKLFFTILAILCVSTGIMAQHTVTGTVTSVEGDPLIGVNVLLKGTSSNGTVTDIDGKYSLNVPADGVLEFSYTGFTTAEVPVEGRSVIDISLEEGIGLEEVVVTALGIEREKSSLTYAQQTVGANELLEARDINFLNSLSGKAAGVEIKKSSSGPGGSTRVVLRGDKSLNGNSDPLFVIDGIPMANNRTSQPGMWGGFDGGDGMSQLNPDDIESLTILRGSNAAALYGSQGANGVVLITTKSGKEGPAKVNFSTGLTFENILLKPELQFKYGSVGGAKESWSSTAGNYPSDYVDDFFQTGLNQINSISVSGGTNRTKAYFSFGNVNARGIVPLNTYNRYNVTFKQSTKMLNDKLTIGSNVILTNELGKNRPATGYYLNPLSGLYYFPRDRDFEYYKENYSVVDPDRNVIGQNWFVIDHHQSNPYWLLHEQPRTDKTNRMIGSVNLDYKISDKLTISARGNYDYADKLQEQRFTSGGNTTNVHPNGSWDYWNYTDQLLYTDAILNYNDRFGDFSLGVIGGSSYQKTVFGLGTRVDGDANNGLIYANEFYFQNLPPNVQVQSTLNSRLVKQAVFANATVGYKDMVYVDLSGRNDWASSLAGTGNESYFYPSFGATLILSKMIELPEAITFAKIRYSNTKVGNEVPFNVVNPQNTIASSGGVNRNTQQPFENLKPEIITSSEYGTNWRFLDDRIGVDFTYYNTVSTDQFINLPAPSGSGYTRYYVNAGKIVNKGIEMTLDFTPVYTPKLLWTTSFNFWSNKNEVVEMHPDLASISTGDSEGYGSRFVAGGSIGDLYVYKFQRDDQDRIILDPNNGKPLKTAMQELVGNLNPDWSLGWNNNFKFGDFGVNFIVNGKFGGVCFSQTQAMLDGAGVSKRTADARDAGGVTVNAVQNETPVSKVDAELWYRAVGDRNGIGEPYVYDRTNVRLTQFALTYSPKLFSKAQTTISLVGQNLLLLYLKAPFDPELAMSTDRSSNSLDTFNTPATRTIGFNININF encoded by the coding sequence ATGAAACTATTTTTTACCATTCTTGCCATACTATGTGTTAGTACGGGGATTATGGCCCAACACACCGTCACAGGGACGGTAACCTCAGTAGAGGGTGACCCTTTAATTGGAGTGAACGTTCTGTTGAAAGGAACATCCTCCAATGGTACCGTCACCGATATTGATGGTAAATATTCCCTGAATGTTCCGGCCGACGGGGTCCTGGAGTTCTCGTACACTGGATTTACAACTGCTGAAGTTCCGGTAGAAGGGCGATCCGTGATTGATATTTCCCTGGAAGAAGGGATCGGCCTCGAGGAAGTGGTTGTAACCGCTCTTGGAATCGAGCGGGAAAAGAGTTCACTGACCTATGCTCAGCAAACGGTTGGGGCTAATGAGCTGTTGGAAGCGCGGGACATCAACTTCCTGAACAGCTTATCCGGAAAAGCTGCCGGTGTGGAGATCAAGAAGAGCTCCTCCGGACCAGGCGGATCCACCCGGGTCGTATTGAGGGGTGATAAGTCTTTGAATGGAAACAGTGACCCACTCTTTGTCATCGACGGTATTCCTATGGCTAACAACCGTACCAGCCAACCCGGTATGTGGGGCGGATTTGACGGTGGTGATGGTATGTCCCAGTTGAACCCGGATGACATCGAAAGCCTCACCATTCTGAGAGGCTCCAATGCAGCTGCCCTCTATGGAAGCCAGGGCGCAAACGGGGTGGTTCTGATAACGACCAAATCTGGGAAAGAAGGACCTGCAAAAGTCAATTTTAGCACCGGTCTGACCTTCGAAAATATTCTGCTCAAACCCGAATTGCAATTCAAGTATGGTAGTGTTGGTGGTGCCAAGGAAAGCTGGTCATCAACAGCGGGGAATTATCCAAGTGATTATGTGGATGATTTCTTCCAGACCGGACTGAATCAGATCAACTCGATCTCGGTCAGCGGTGGTACCAACAGAACCAAAGCATACTTTTCATTTGGCAATGTGAACGCCCGGGGCATTGTTCCGCTGAATACCTACAACCGGTATAATGTGACCTTCAAGCAGTCCACTAAAATGCTGAACGATAAACTGACCATTGGCTCGAATGTGATCCTGACCAATGAATTGGGTAAAAACCGTCCGGCTACCGGTTACTATCTGAATCCACTGTCGGGACTTTATTACTTCCCGAGAGACCGTGATTTTGAATATTACAAGGAAAACTATTCAGTCGTCGATCCTGACCGTAATGTGATTGGCCAGAACTGGTTTGTTATCGACCACCATCAGTCCAATCCTTACTGGTTGTTGCATGAGCAACCACGTACTGATAAGACAAACAGGATGATCGGTAGTGTGAACCTGGACTACAAAATCAGTGATAAGCTTACGATATCCGCACGTGGAAACTATGACTACGCAGACAAGCTGCAGGAACAGCGGTTTACCAGTGGTGGTAATACCACCAACGTGCATCCTAACGGAAGCTGGGATTACTGGAACTATACCGATCAGCTCCTCTATACCGATGCTATCCTGAACTACAACGATCGCTTTGGAGATTTCAGTTTGGGTGTTATCGGAGGATCCAGCTATCAGAAAACCGTATTCGGGTTAGGTACCCGGGTTGATGGAGATGCCAATAATGGATTGATCTATGCCAATGAATTTTACTTCCAGAACCTGCCGCCGAATGTTCAGGTGCAGTCAACACTGAACAGCCGCCTGGTTAAGCAGGCTGTGTTCGCGAATGCTACGGTAGGATACAAGGATATGGTATACGTTGATCTATCCGGCCGTAATGACTGGGCATCTTCCCTCGCCGGCACTGGTAACGAATCTTATTTCTATCCTTCCTTCGGAGCGACCTTGATATTGAGTAAAATGATCGAATTGCCAGAAGCAATCACTTTTGCCAAGATCAGATACTCCAATACCAAAGTGGGTAATGAAGTACCTTTCAACGTAGTTAATCCTCAGAATACAATTGCATCCTCAGGCGGTGTAAACCGTAATACCCAGCAACCTTTTGAAAACCTGAAACCGGAAATCATCACCAGTAGCGAATACGGTACCAACTGGCGTTTTCTGGACGACCGGATCGGAGTTGACTTTACCTACTACAATACGGTAAGTACCGATCAGTTCATTAACCTGCCGGCACCTTCCGGTTCCGGATATACGCGGTATTATGTTAACGCGGGTAAGATTGTTAACAAGGGTATTGAGATGACCCTGGACTTTACCCCGGTTTATACGCCTAAGCTGCTGTGGACTACTTCCTTCAACTTCTGGAGTAACAAAAATGAAGTTGTGGAGATGCATCCTGACCTGGCCTCCATCAGCACAGGTGATTCAGAAGGCTATGGTTCACGTTTTGTAGCTGGAGGTTCCATTGGAGATCTTTATGTCTACAAATTCCAAAGGGATGACCAGGACCGGATCATTCTTGATCCCAACAATGGCAAACCTTTAAAGACAGCCATGCAGGAACTGGTTGGTAACCTGAACCCGGATTGGAGCTTGGGTTGGAATAACAACTTTAAATTTGGTGACTTTGGCGTGAACTTCATCGTGAATGGTAAATTCGGCGGTGTGTGTTTCAGCCAGACCCAAGCCATGCTTGACGGAGCTGGTGTGTCGAAAAGAACAGCCGATGCCCGTGATGCTGGTGGAGTAACTGTTAATGCCGTACAAAATGAAACGCCTGTTTCAAAGGTAGATGCCGAACTTTGGTATCGGGCAGTCGGTGACCGGAATGGTATCGGCGAACCCTATGTTTATGACCGGACCAACGTGCGCCTGACACAGTTTGCACTGACCTACAGTCCCAAATTGTTCTCAAAAGCACAAACGACCATTTCACTTGTTGGTCAGAACCTGTTATTGCTTTATTTGAAGGCTCCATTTGATCCGGAATTGGCTATGAGCACAGACCGGAGTTCAAATTCACTGGACACCTTCAATACACCAGCAACGAGGACAATTGGGTTTAACATCAACATTAATTTTTAA
- a CDS encoding CRTAC1 family protein: MDWGSVKAGILLCILFACNTSENDPSGIAICTTKVKPDKATREMIDKVQSAFNAIDPLQAEYIFNSRRAELLEKKMDGMKPGTERNLVVYDYGIELLRAGQTDKAIEVFENFNNYFKDKFFINKDKILEEFRKQLAISYMRKGEQENCIINHNNESCIIPLSPKGQHINKEGSTKAIEYLKECLETDPFDFENQYLLNIAYMTLGGYPDQVPEEFLIPQSYFDQHNFPKFHDIAGSLGVDVNHMSGGVCLDDFNNDGYLDIMVSSWGYQDQIRYFENDRMGGFIDKTSATGLLGVTGGLNLKHADYNNDGNVDFIILRGSWLENYGKIPNSLIRNNGDGTFTDVTMEAGVYSEEPTQTAIWTDFNLDGWLDLFIANESSDKGAFGCEFYLNNGDGTFSNKTMESGITEIGYFKGVDSGDLNNDGYPDLYLSNFNGKNLLYYNEGVKEGVSFRLAPDSVGVSDPTHSFSTWIFDYNNDGFEDIFVSAYSDVERSAANIFMANIRLMEDPRVDQRTPRLYRNNGNGTFTNVSHEAGLTEPLSTMGCNFGDLDNDGYLDFYAATGDPSYISIVPNKMYRNVNGESFEDVTFSGGFGHIQKGHAVGFADLDMDGDQDIYAVLGGAYEGDNFRNVLFENPIGNQNNWINIKLEGKTCNRSAIGAKVIATIEEDGKTRKIFNTVGTGASFGGNSLLAEIGLGKAESIKTLEIIWPDKGRTTSVFNDVPVNQVVKITQGISEIQSTGLSALTFVKTAHEHH, from the coding sequence ATGGATTGGGGCAGCGTAAAAGCAGGAATTCTTCTTTGCATCCTATTTGCTTGTAACACTTCAGAGAATGACCCTTCGGGCATTGCTATCTGTACGACCAAAGTAAAGCCTGACAAGGCTACCCGTGAAATGATTGACAAGGTCCAGTCGGCGTTCAATGCCATTGATCCCCTCCAGGCCGAATACATCTTCAATAGCCGGCGTGCAGAACTCCTGGAGAAGAAAATGGATGGAATGAAACCGGGCACCGAGCGAAACCTGGTAGTCTATGACTATGGCATTGAATTATTGCGGGCAGGACAGACCGATAAAGCGATCGAAGTGTTCGAAAATTTCAATAACTACTTCAAGGATAAGTTTTTTATCAACAAGGATAAAATCCTGGAGGAATTCAGAAAACAATTGGCTATCAGCTATATGCGCAAAGGTGAGCAGGAAAACTGCATCATCAATCACAACAACGAATCGTGCATCATTCCCCTGTCTCCCAAAGGTCAGCATATCAACAAAGAAGGATCAACCAAGGCCATCGAATACCTCAAAGAATGTCTTGAAACCGATCCGTTTGACTTTGAGAACCAATATCTGCTGAACATAGCTTACATGACGCTGGGCGGTTATCCGGACCAGGTTCCCGAAGAGTTTTTGATTCCCCAGTCTTATTTTGATCAGCATAATTTTCCTAAGTTTCATGACATAGCAGGTTCCCTCGGTGTGGACGTGAATCACATGTCGGGGGGCGTCTGCCTGGATGATTTCAATAACGACGGCTACCTCGATATCATGGTATCCTCCTGGGGCTACCAGGATCAGATCAGGTATTTTGAAAATGACCGGATGGGAGGGTTCATTGATAAGACTTCAGCAACCGGGCTCCTGGGAGTCACCGGCGGTCTGAACCTTAAGCATGCAGACTACAACAATGACGGAAACGTTGATTTCATCATCCTGCGGGGTTCCTGGTTGGAGAATTACGGCAAAATCCCCAATTCGCTGATCCGCAACAATGGGGACGGAACTTTTACCGACGTTACCATGGAGGCTGGTGTTTATTCCGAGGAACCAACCCAGACCGCCATCTGGACTGATTTTAACCTCGATGGCTGGCTGGATCTTTTCATCGCCAATGAGTCATCCGACAAAGGAGCTTTCGGATGTGAGTTTTATCTGAACAACGGGGACGGGACCTTCAGTAACAAGACGATGGAGTCCGGCATTACAGAGATCGGCTATTTCAAGGGTGTGGACTCCGGCGATCTCAATAACGATGGCTATCCGGATCTTTACCTATCCAATTTTAATGGTAAAAACCTCCTTTATTATAACGAAGGTGTAAAAGAGGGCGTATCCTTCCGGTTGGCGCCGGACAGTGTGGGCGTCTCCGATCCGACCCACAGTTTTTCAACCTGGATATTTGACTACAACAACGACGGGTTTGAAGATATTTTTGTCTCCGCCTACTCGGATGTGGAGCGTTCTGCCGCCAATATATTCATGGCGAATATCCGGTTGATGGAAGACCCCCGCGTAGATCAACGCACCCCCCGACTGTACCGGAATAATGGTAATGGAACGTTTACCAATGTATCCCACGAGGCTGGCCTGACCGAACCATTATCCACCATGGGTTGCAACTTTGGTGACCTGGATAATGACGGCTATCTTGATTTTTACGCCGCCACTGGTGACCCCAGTTACATCTCTATCGTTCCCAATAAGATGTACCGGAATGTGAATGGAGAATCCTTTGAAGACGTCACTTTCAGCGGCGGTTTTGGCCACATCCAGAAAGGTCATGCCGTAGGATTTGCCGACCTGGACATGGACGGTGATCAGGACATCTATGCCGTTCTGGGGGGAGCTTACGAAGGCGATAACTTCCGGAATGTATTGTTCGAAAATCCGATCGGCAATCAAAACAACTGGATCAACATCAAACTGGAAGGTAAAACCTGCAACCGGTCTGCCATTGGTGCCAAAGTCATCGCCACCATCGAAGAAGATGGAAAGACCAGGAAAATATTCAATACTGTAGGAACCGGAGCCAGTTTCGGAGGAAACAGCTTATTGGCAGAAATTGGCCTGGGAAAGGCTGAAAGCATCAAAACCCTGGAAATAATCTGGCCGGATAAGGGAAGAACTACTTCTGTATTCAATGATGTCCCGGTAAATCAAGTGGTAAAAATCACCCAGGGTATCTCTGAAATACAATCAACCGGCTTATCCGCACTGACATTCGTCAAGACCGCTCACGAGCACCATTAG
- the lnt gene encoding apolipoprotein N-acyltransferase, translating to MTDPLPNTARWAGLVIGVLALCISGYQLFHLPLWSYWPIPFFLGLWLTYIFLTRWKYVQETAHISRASLTGLLLYLAFPDPGITPLVFVAFVPLFLVTRDLYGRPNEGRRVFFYAFHAFYLWNALSTFWVMNTAFVAGLTAIGLNSFFMAGVYWLAFQTQKRLTGGVLPWLVIPAYWTAFEWLHLHWDLAWPWLNLGNYFAAHPAWVQWYSYTGAFGGAVWVWVVNILVYVLWTTRGQENQRSFWKTATWLVVMLIAPLIISIVQYNRYEETGKPIHVAVVQPNFEPHYDKFNIPDAEQLERFLRLSRSVLTDTTDYLIFPETSFGPYPSNFLDDQPVIDSLQALVNVHPRLHLLTGLSSYMMYTAENKPPGDFDQYGDKFVAQENSAWQFTANEPPSKYLKSIFVPGAELFPFKRFLPFLRPIVKKLGGAMGDWGQQEHPTAFHGQSSNVGPVICYESIFGQYDIGYVLDGAQWLAVMTNDGWWDNTPGHRQHAALARLRAVELRKDVVRSANMGWCSYINQRGDIQVVNAYGEEAAAQQTIHVNDTITYYARIGDFLARIALLISGLAAIVAITAKYRRKEQT from the coding sequence ATGACGGATCCATTACCCAATACCGCACGCTGGGCCGGTTTAGTGATCGGAGTACTGGCATTGTGTATTTCCGGGTATCAGTTGTTTCACCTCCCTTTATGGTCCTACTGGCCGATTCCATTTTTTCTCGGATTATGGTTAACGTATATTTTCCTGACACGCTGGAAGTATGTGCAGGAAACAGCTCATATATCCAGGGCTTCGCTTACCGGATTGCTCCTGTACCTGGCGTTCCCGGATCCGGGGATTACACCGCTTGTTTTTGTAGCCTTCGTGCCGCTCTTTCTAGTGACCAGGGATCTTTATGGCAGGCCCAATGAAGGCCGACGAGTGTTTTTCTATGCATTTCATGCTTTTTATCTGTGGAATGCATTAAGTACCTTCTGGGTGATGAACACCGCGTTTGTCGCCGGTCTGACGGCCATCGGGTTGAATAGCTTTTTCATGGCCGGGGTGTACTGGCTTGCTTTCCAGACGCAGAAGAGACTAACCGGTGGAGTCTTGCCCTGGCTGGTCATACCCGCTTACTGGACGGCATTTGAGTGGTTGCACCTGCACTGGGACCTGGCCTGGCCCTGGCTTAATCTTGGTAATTATTTTGCAGCTCATCCGGCCTGGGTCCAGTGGTATTCTTATACCGGTGCCTTTGGAGGAGCAGTATGGGTCTGGGTGGTCAATATTCTGGTTTATGTATTGTGGACGACCAGAGGACAGGAGAACCAGCGTTCATTTTGGAAAACAGCGACCTGGCTGGTTGTTATGTTGATCGCACCACTGATCATCAGTATAGTCCAGTACAATCGTTACGAGGAGACCGGCAAGCCTATCCATGTTGCCGTGGTGCAACCGAATTTTGAGCCCCACTACGATAAATTCAACATTCCCGATGCAGAACAGCTGGAGCGTTTTTTAAGACTGAGCCGGTCTGTCCTGACCGATACCACCGATTACCTGATCTTTCCGGAAACAAGCTTTGGCCCTTATCCTTCCAACTTTCTGGATGACCAACCGGTCATCGACTCGCTTCAGGCGCTGGTCAATGTGCATCCCCGCTTACATTTACTGACCGGCCTGAGCTCTTATATGATGTATACGGCAGAGAATAAGCCTCCCGGCGACTTTGATCAGTATGGGGACAAGTTCGTGGCACAGGAGAACAGTGCCTGGCAGTTTACCGCTAACGAACCACCCTCCAAATACCTGAAGTCCATCTTTGTGCCGGGAGCGGAGTTGTTTCCGTTTAAGCGATTTTTGCCGTTCCTGCGGCCAATAGTCAAGAAATTGGGTGGTGCCATGGGTGACTGGGGGCAACAGGAACACCCGACTGCATTCCATGGCCAGTCATCTAATGTTGGGCCGGTCATTTGTTACGAATCCATCTTTGGCCAATACGACATCGGATACGTCCTGGATGGTGCACAATGGCTAGCTGTCATGACCAATGACGGCTGGTGGGATAATACGCCTGGACACCGGCAGCACGCAGCCCTGGCCAGACTAAGAGCCGTTGAATTGCGAAAAGATGTGGTTCGTTCCGCCAATATGGGCTGGTGCAGTTACATCAATCAAAGAGGAGATATCCAGGTGGTAAATGCTTATGGTGAAGAAGCGGCGGCTCAGCAGACCATCCATGTGAATGACACGATAACTTATTATGCCCGGATCGGCGACTTTCTGGCGCGGATCGCCCTGTTGATCTCCGGTCTGGCGGCGATCGTGGCCATTACGGCCAAATACCGCCGTAAGGAACAGACTTAG
- a CDS encoding LacI family DNA-binding transcriptional regulator, whose protein sequence is MEKVRIKDIAAIAGVSPGTVDRVIHNRGNVSEKARQRVLEVMQELNYQPNIIASTLAYNRTFRLAIMTPSPKHDSYWELPYSGITKAWNNVKHYGVVIDEYFYHPRLEASFQARAKQVLQDRPDAILLAAETEKESLDFIHSCLKKNIQCMLINTLLESPDIIGYVGQDSFQSGILAAKLLSSVIEPSDYLLIIHAEEYFEQSRHLVEKELGFRQFMEQHSNPKVEHLVFNNHHEDYIQMELSDFVNQHGVPGGIFVSNSRGHLIAQALNNLNIHTNIVGFDLIEPNIRLLNEGSILYLINQNAELQGYYALMSIVNKCILKKEVPARHFLPIDIVVPENVSYYLDTMRWIT, encoded by the coding sequence ATGGAGAAGGTACGGATAAAGGATATTGCGGCCATTGCTGGCGTATCTCCAGGTACAGTAGACCGCGTAATCCACAACCGTGGTAATGTTTCGGAAAAAGCCAGGCAACGCGTCCTGGAAGTAATGCAGGAATTAAACTACCAGCCGAATATCATCGCAAGTACGCTAGCCTACAATCGTACCTTCAGGCTGGCTATCATGACACCATCCCCAAAACACGATTCGTATTGGGAGCTCCCCTACTCAGGGATCACCAAAGCATGGAATAATGTTAAACATTATGGTGTGGTGATCGATGAGTATTTTTATCATCCCCGTCTGGAAGCCTCTTTTCAGGCTCGTGCGAAACAAGTCCTGCAGGACCGGCCGGATGCCATTCTGCTAGCCGCTGAAACCGAAAAGGAAAGCCTCGACTTTATCCACTCCTGCCTGAAAAAGAACATTCAATGTATGCTGATCAACACCCTGCTAGAATCACCGGACATTATTGGATATGTCGGACAGGATTCATTTCAAAGCGGTATCCTGGCTGCTAAACTGCTTTCAAGTGTCATTGAACCATCGGATTACCTGTTGATCATCCACGCAGAAGAATATTTTGAACAATCGAGACATCTGGTTGAAAAGGAACTTGGGTTCCGGCAATTTATGGAACAGCATAGTAATCCAAAAGTCGAGCACCTGGTTTTTAACAATCATCATGAAGATTACATTCAAATGGAGCTGAGTGATTTCGTCAACCAGCATGGGGTGCCCGGAGGCATTTTCGTTTCCAATTCAAGAGGCCATTTGATAGCACAGGCGTTGAATAATTTGAATATTCACACGAACATCGTCGGATTTGACCTCATCGAACCCAACATTCGTCTGCTAAACGAGGGATCCATTTTGTACCTGATCAACCAGAATGCTGAACTACAGGGCTATTATGCCCTGATGAGTATTGTAAATAAATGCATCCTTAAGAAAGAAGTCCCGGCCCGCCATTTTCTGCCCATTGATATTGTTGTGCCGGAAAATGTCTCGTACTATCTGGACACCATGCGCTGGATCACGTAA